atgggggtgttTGCCTATAtcttaggaatgatttgcacattagtcacGTAGAAATGTCGAATGGGGAAGAAGAGGTCTTATTCTGTCACATCCAAGGTCATGATCTGGCCATTGAaacaatgtataggcccccttcttgttcgggaagctcttttatgtcagctctccaattcacagGAAAtgagtttgcaaaaaaatgtttcactaggaacatcacaggaaagagagagctctcgtgcTGGGAGAGGCTACATAGAGAGGTTGGGATTgtgcagtattcagagaaggtacgaaaggtgtctgatactgtacgtcttcaaaagcatccatgagctttgtcccaacccaggatttgtGGTCAATTGTggcgaccgtagaggcttaatgttgTTTTTGTTAGGCCTAATAAGCTTAAGGCTTAAGCCTTCGAGTAAGGATTGGAGTATTGTCAACAAAGGCCCGTCGGAGATAGTTCAAGCACCCCTCGTCCCCTTGGAGGGGGTGATTGGGCTCAACTTTCAATGAAAGGCTCATCTGAAGTTTTAGGTCTAAGCAACAGGACAAATAGCCCTGTTGTTCGAATATGGAGAGGCGCTCCATGCAATTAGAAGAGAAAAGGCGTCATAATTCGTGCTCCAAGCTCTGACATCCCCTAGGGTAGCAGAAGACTGCAGCTTCTCCGGCTTCAATGCAATGTTGATGGGCTTATGTATCGGGGTCTTGGGGTCACTGGTTGCCCTGTCAATGGCAATGGACGATCTCGCAGTATGTGTAGAGTTTTATATCCTGGTTTTTGTTACGTAGACTTAGACCCGTTCCATAAGATCCATTGGAACATCTAGAAAACCCACGTGTCATTCgtcaatttctttgtcataCGTCTCCACAGCAACCAAGCTTGCTTGGAATGCATCCGTGGCATCAAGACAACGCTGGCAATGAGTTTCGAGGTCGTTTCTTACCTCGTCAGGAATGTGGTCTTGATTTACACTTTCACGCGTGGCTTCAAGAACGCTCTCCAAGAGTCAGACAGCCCTTGTCACACTTCTTTTGTAGCCTCTATGGCTTGCACAGGCACGGTCCCCGCTAGGTTATGATGATGGAGCATTCCGAAATCGCTCCACGAGCGGGAATCTGGAGAAGCGATCAGTGTAAATCAGGTAATAGGCACCCACCATATTGGAAAAGATCTGTAGTGACCATTTCAAATGCTTGAGAAGGAAGGTCCTCCAAGATGAGCGGTCAGTGAAGGGCTTGGTCTGTAGCATTGGCATTCACGGCAAGCCTCCACAGCATTATTGATATCATTGGTGTAACCCGGCCAGAAAACGGTTTGACGGGCACGTCGTTTGTCTTCGCGACACCATGATGGGCCTGATGGGCCTGATGAAGTCTCTTGACATCCTTAATAGCCAAGAGGAATGACAATATGGCATCCTCTAAGAACTAGTCGGTCCATGGTCCATACCACCAACGGCAAGGTGTTTTGCCACATTCCATGCAATGAAGGGGTATTGGCAGGTGGAGTTAGACCAACAATCGCGCCATCTTACCACATTCTTAACACCATTCGGAAGGTTTCGCTTTTGCCGAGCCCCAATGGAACTGAATGCGTCCGGCGACAAATACTTCGCCCGTGGGGACCGGGCCCTGGCTGGTGTGAAAAAGATTGTGGATGACATTTTGGTTTTCGCATCTACAATTGAAGAACTCCGTGAGAAGGTGGACATTGTGCTCCAAAGATGCAATGAAATTGACATAATCctgtcaagaaagaaaattcattttgggaGATACGTCGAAGATCttcgttcttttcttttttcttggcctgaCCAATCAACTGGAGCAATTTGTTCATGACCTCGCACAAGACCACCCAGACTACTCAAAAATAACAAGGCCTTCCTGGGGCTCCAACCACAAAAAGAAGCATTCAAAACAGTGAAGGCAATACTCACTGACCCTAATGGGCCAGTTCTATCGTATTTCGACCCAAATCTTCCAACCACTGATGTGATATGATGTCCAATCTATGAACTGACCACCATGACCTCCTTCTATGGTGCTAATTGATAAAACGCGTTTCTAAGGGGAGTTGACTTGGAACGTGGCAGGAGGGCGGGAGGAAGACGATGTGTGGGTTGCCTCTGATTCTTGAAACGAAATAAATGATGTATTCTACTTAAGAGAAACATTACACACCTTACTCACTGATGCATCTCGGTTGAAAGGAATGGGTTTTGCACTCCTGCAAACTAACCCCAATGGATCAACTAGATTGGTCCAGTGCGGATCCAGGTCGCTTGCCGACGCCGAGACGCGATACACAGTGTACGAAATCGATGCTCTAGCCATCCAGTGGGCAATATTCAGTTGTCGGTTTTACTTGATTGGCATAAAATTTCGGGTCATCGCTGACCACAAGCCGTTGCTCGGCATTTTTAGGAGATCAAACCTGGACGCAATTGACAATACACGCCTTCAACGAATTTTGTAAAAGTTTTCGCCTTATACATTCGAAATCGAATGGGCACCCGGAAGAAAACACCAAATAACAGACCTCTTATCGAGATCTCCCACATCCAACATAAACGGCAAAGATACAGAAGAactatagggctagtcaagtaaacgcgttcatggccaactgacgttattccatggagtaaaatcaaagacaacatgcccagccaaaccggaccgtgcatgcattgaattatgacatttttttccattttacatgcttgtctaggcaattagcattgtggtattgagccaatttgatagtgcgttcactgattaacaccaaacatgctcatttagaagggttttgtaacacaacttgctcgAAATCACTCGATgactgaaaattcaatgggcgaatggtgcgagttgactgtgatgtttgtcttagttctctctccccaaagtGCCCcgaatcagggtgccggaccacttttttccttgaatttcctttacttgacatcccctgTAGAACCACGTCTTAGTTAGAATGCTCGGAACTCTTGGCGATCCTGCTCTTCGTTCTCTATCAGAGATGGCTAAATGTGACTGCTCTAGCAGCCAAAAGGATCCAAAGACGCTCCCTCAACATCACCCGGCAAggttgtttaaaaaaaacagtggGAAAACATCTCTTGGGACAACGATAGCGGACTATTACTCTTCCATAATACCCAGATCATTGTTCCACATGCGGCAAGATCAAAGGTTTTGTTGGAAGTGCACCGATCTCATCAAGGCCTTCGGTGAACAAAAGCCCACGCTCGCGGGATGTACTTCTGGCCCGGCATCAATAATGACATAGAACAAATGATAGCCAAATGCAGACCATGCGTGGAGGCACTTCCACGATCCAATCGTCCATTTGAATCTGTCTCTGTGGACCTTTTTGGCAGGGAGAACGTATCTCGTATTGGTTGATTGATACTCTGGGTGGCCATGcgtttcaaagatgaacaaaattgaCACCGATGCGGTGACAGCAGTTCTATCGGATTGGATGATGGACTACGGGATTCCGGTCATCATTCGGACAGACGGTGGCCCACAATTTAGATCGGAGTTCGACGCGTGATGTAGAGACATGAACGCCATTCACTAGTTATCTGCCCCATAACATCCGGAATCCAACGGTAACACGGAAGCAGGTGTTAAAGCCATGAAGGTTTTGCTCAAGAAATGTTCATCGGACTGGGTCGCTTTTTCGATCTGCACTCCTTCAGTGGAGGAACACTCCTAAATCTGACGGTCTTAGCCCCGCCCAATGATTGTTTAGCCGATGTCAACGCACCCTAAACCCCGCACACCCAACAACTATCATCGGCTCACAGACCTGGACATGAAACatgcagaggaaaaaaagagaggaaattAGTGCTTCTATCAAAGCTCAGCGAGACGAACACTCGAGAGTACTCTCAACATTACAAGTCGGAGCGTCCGTGAGAGTCCAGGATCCAGtaacaagaaaatggaaatcgGTGGCAAAAATTCATGAAGTTCGAGCCAACGGGAGATCATATGTCATCCAGGAGAATGGTCGACAGTATGTAAGAAACCGTTTTCATCTCGTTCCAAACACGAATAAGAGTACTAAAGAATCGCCTCTTGACCTGAATTCTCCCACGAGCACACCTAGGCCACTGCGTACAAGAAAAAGCCCAAATCGCTTAAACGTGTAGCCGAAATACTCTTGGACGTGTTCGGTCATAATTAGATTCGTCTTTTGAACGGAATATCAATAACTTCGATCCTGGCATTTCTCTGAATAAAGCAGCATCTAATCGGGCCTTATTTGGTCCATCACAAGCTCTAATTACTACTACCCAACAAAAAATAAGGCCCAAGACTCAAATACGGCTAGGGTATGTGACAGAGACGTGTGGAAGGGGAAATGTTACTTCGTTCTCAATGAATAATATtgctttcaaatatcaaagcttatttggaacaaaatgactGATATAACACCACGTTAGTGAAATCTTACCAATGTGGTGTTTTAACCGCCATTGGCTAAAGAAAATTGAGTGCCAAAAATATACTCTAAAACCCAATAAGTTGAAGCCTACAGAAATGATTATCTCTTTATCTTTTATCTCGGCCGCATAGACCTTCCCTGAAGTGGATGTTGTGTTCCATTTAGCTGCTGTGGCTCGCATCCGTCCCTCATTTCAAGATCCCATGGGATACTTCAAAACCAACGCTTGGGGAACTTTGAATCTGGTAGATTGGTGCGCTCAAAACGAAGTTCCATTAATCTATGCCGCCTCCTCGTCCAAATTCCATGGCAAATTCAAAAACCCTTACACCTTCAGCAAAGAAATCGGTCAAGAGGTTATACATCTTTATTCGAAACATTTTGGCTTAAAATTCAGCACTGCGgttttttttaacgtttatgGACCAAAACAACTATTGACAGGTAAAGTAAAACCAATTACTTGATATAATAGCACATAACATCCCATTCATGATCATGGCGACAGTAGATGAACAgtactttcaaatttgaattattaTTATGTAACTTGCGAGTTAGTAGTACAAAACCAGCAATTCTGGAATCGAAATTGAGTCATAAATGACGGTCCCACGTTTTATGTAGAATAATCCCAAGCCCACCTATGAATGAATCGATCTCTTTCATCGATTCGGGGGGGGGGNNNNNNNNNNNNNNNNNNNNNNNNNNNNNNNNNNNNAACATCACCCAgcaaggttgaaaaaaaacagtggGAAAACATCTCTTGGGACAACGATAGCGGACTATTACTCTTCCATAATACCCAGATCATTGTTCCACATGCGGCAAGATCAANGGAAAATTCATGAACTATCCATTTTGATTGCCAGGTGGATACACAACTTTGATCGGCAATTGGCTCAATTGCCTTCAAACGGACCAGGAATGCATCATCTACGGCGATGGGGAGCAAAGACGAGATTTCACGCACATTGACGACGTTGTGGACGGCCTTGTGGCCATACTCGAGCAAGGAGCTTACGGCTATGAGTTCAACTTCGGGAGCGGCCAAAATTACAGTGTTAACGAGGTGGCTGCCATGTTTGGGATCTCGCCGAGATACGAACCAGCCCTTCCCGGAGAGGCCCGAAATACGCTCAACGAGGATAAGACTGCCGCGAATGTTCTGGGTTGGTTGCCGAGAAGAAACCTACCGAATTACATCCAAACCAATTGCATAAAGTGctgtttgtaattttaaaaTTGGATTGAGACAACTGTAAAATGTTTGAATATTGCTTTTTAGCaattctcttttgaaattcttCACGTATTCAAAGCCAGGATTTTATTACAATCAGATGGAAGAGACATACTCGATCCACATTGAACCTGGCAAGATCTCTGAAAGGTCTGTTCATAAAATCTAAGTTCGTGtccacttttgaaaatatatacaCCGCGTGTCCCAAAAACGATTGTCCTGACTTTTCAAACACGATTTTCAGTatcttttttcagttttcacaAATCAGTAGAAGGCTACGACTTTTGGacttcaaaataaaactgGCTTTCTGTGACTGTGACTTACATTTTGTTGTCCAGAACAATAACCGCGAGAATGGTGCCATCTGTCTTCATGAGGGAGACACCTGGCGAGGAGATTCAGCTTGATCATATTCAGCACCAGCCTATAAATTGAGGTCATATTCAACTAAAGTCTTGATAGGACCCGGAGAGTGGGGACCCTTCCCCTGGGCCACAACTGTGGCTAAGTGGCAGATTTCCTTAAATATTAAGGGGTTATTCCGGTAGGTTGGCGCATCTACCAGATCAATCCGGAGAACAATTGCCCCTTCTCATTCAAGATTCGGGGTAAAGACCACTGAAAAGCGGACGGTGCTCCTATCAACGAACAACATGAGGGAAAACCGCTTTATCCGTTCCTAAGCCCTACTATCGCAGCGCTCTGGCCCACACATAAGATCCAACTACGGACTATTTTACAGTGTCCAGAACATGTACCCATCCCCCCGACCAGAATTGCCGCCCCTTTACTAATACATTAGGCCGCGTATCAGCCAGCTGGCTTGCTAGGTCCGCTCCAAGTGTTAAAAGAGATGGTCCACAATTTGGACCTAGTCTGGAGGGCCCTGGATCTCGCCTTCATGCAGAATGTCTCCTAAGGGGTTTTACTATGCCTAGAGCGCTATGCTATTGCCAAAGGGGTTCATGATGAATGCAACATTTCATCGAATAAGCTAAAcgagcaaaataaaaaatcaaatcca
This genomic interval from Tigriopus californicus strain San Diego chromosome 6, Tcal_SD_v2.1, whole genome shotgun sequence contains the following:
- the LOC131882592 gene encoding uncharacterized UDP-glucose epimerase YtcB-like isoform X1 — encoded protein: MQRKKREEISASIKAQRDEHSRVLSTLQVGASVRVQDPVTRKWKSVAKIHEVRANGRSYVIQENGRQYTFPEVDVVFHLAAVARIRPSFQDPMGYFKTNAWGTLNLVDWCAQNEVPLIYAASSSKFHGKFKNPYTFSKEIGQEVIHLYSKHFGLKFSTAVFFNVYGPKQLLTGGYTTLIGNWLNCLQTDQECIIYGDGEQRRDFTHIDDVVDGLVAILEQGAYGYEFNFGSGQNYSVNEVAAMFGISPRYEPALPGEARNTLNEDKTAANVLGWLPRRNLPNYIQTNCIKCCL
- the LOC131882592 gene encoding UDP-glucose 4-epimerase-like isoform X2, giving the protein MKVLVTGGAGFVGSNLVERLIHLGHIVISVDNYSTGLIENHVNGCEYIQDDIVTMKTFPEVDVVFHLAAVARIRPSFQDPMGYFKTNAWGTLNLVDWCAQNEVPLIYAASSSKFHGKFKNPYTFSKEIGQEVIHLYSKHFGLKFSTAVFFNVYGPKQLLTGGYTTLIGNWLNCLQTDQECIIYGDGEQRRDFTHIDDVVDGLVAILEQGAYGYEFNFGSGQNYSVNEVAAMFGISPRYEPALPGEARNTLNEDKTAANVLGWLPRRNLPNYIQTNCIKCCL